The genome window GCCTTGGCACGGTCCGTGGGAACAGGGAGGCGTGCCCGGTGGTTGCCTGCCGGCAGATAGATTGTTCTTGACAGAGATTGGCCGTTCGTGTACCTACCGGTAGGTAGTATTCGGAGTCCGGGAGGAAATGTTCAATGGTGAAGCGGGACAAGAGGCGGGCCGACCATGGTGATTCAGTTGTGCGGGGACGTTTGCTGGCGGCGGCGACGGAGCTTTTTACCATAAAAGGGTACGCGGCCACGTCGGTGCGGGAGATCGTTGAGGCGGCAGGCGTTTCCAAGCCGGTCCTCTATTACTGGTTCGGCAACAAGGAAGGCATCTATCTGGAGCTGATGACCGAGCCGTTCGGCCGCTTTACCGCGCTGCTGGAAGAGTGTCTGGGCACTGCCGGGAGCCCGTGCGGCCGGCTCGTGGATCTGCTCGACCGTACGCTGATGCTCGTCCGGGAGAATCTGGGCGGCACGAGGCTCATGTACTCCATCTATTACGGGCCGCCCCAGGGCGCTCCCTTTGTCGACTTCGAGGGCTATCACCGCCATTTCCAGGACGCCATTCGGGAACTGGTTTCCGGCGGCATCGAGGCGGGCGAGCTGCGTTCGGAAAAGGTGGACGATATGATGTGGATTCTGCTCGGGGTC of Geobacter anodireducens contains these proteins:
- a CDS encoding TetR family transcriptional regulator; this encodes MVKRDKRRADHGDSVVRGRLLAAATELFTIKGYAATSVREIVEAAGVSKPVLYYWFGNKEGIYLELMTEPFGRFTALLEECLGTAGSPCGRLVDLLDRTLMLVRENLGGTRLMYSIYYGPPQGAPFVDFEGYHRHFQDAIRELVSGGIEAGELRSEKVDDMMWILLGVFNVALEEQLCGRPDRPPGIDREGLRRMLTLVLNGFAARTADEVER